TCCGTGACCGTCACAGTCAAGGCCCTGGAGCGGTCGGCGCCGAAAGCGACGGGCGGCACGGTCAGCTTGCCAGCATGTTTGGCGACAACCGAGACGGTCCATTCTGTGCTGCGGCTGAGCTTGCCGTTGACCATCGAGATCTGGCTGTTCTGGCTTTGGCCCAGCACCCGGAAATCCTGATTCAGCGGGGAGAAGTCCGGCTCATCGTCGGGCGATTCGCCGGCGCTGAAGGTGAGGTTGAAAGACTCGTTGAGGGGTATGGGGTCGCGGTCGGCCGTAACGGTGATTTCCGCAGCCATGCCGGTGCCGCTCAGGCCCAGGTACAGCAGCAGGCCCAGGATCATCAGGCGCCATGCCTGTCTGTGTTGTTTCGCCATGTTCATTGTCCTCCCGAGCGTTGCTGGCGCTGCCGGTATTGATAGAGGAACTTGCGCCGAAGCAGGCCGCCGGGATCGTCTGGAATGCGTTTGAGCCATTGCTCGGTGGCCTGCTCCTTTTCGTCTTCGGATCGGGATTCGGCTTGCGGCATCTTTTGCTCCTGGTTCAGGCCTTCCTCGCCGGCTGGTTCTTGTGGCTGCGGCTGGGGCGATGACGACGGAGGCTGCTGCTGCCCCTCTGCCGTTTCGTGTTGCTGTTCCCGGTTTTGCTCACCCGCCTGTTCGGGCGCTTTTTCGTCCTGCTGGGGGGGCTCCCGAGACTGATCCTGGTCAGATTTCTGCTCCTGAGGATTCTGCTGGTCCTGGTTGCTCCCGTTCTGGTCCTTCTGTTCCTGATCCCGGTTCTCGGCATCGGATTGCGGCTTCTGCTGTTGCTGCTGTTGTTTCAGGGCCTCTTCGACCGCTTCGCGGTTGTGGCGGGCGTCTTCGTTATTGGGATCGAGCCGGAGGGCTTGATCGTAGGCCTTGAGGGCGTCGGGAAGTTTGCCGGCCCGGGCCAGGGCGTTGCCCCGATTGTAGGCGGCATCGGCTGTGTCGAGCCCCTCCAAGGACTTGGCCGCTTCCTCGTATTTGCCGGCGCGGTACTCGGCCGCGCCTTTCCAGGCCGGATTCCGGAAGTTCCCGGCGGCCTCGTCGAATTGCTTAGCTTGGAAGGCTTCCGCGGCCTGCTGGTCCGGGGTCTGCCAGAGCCCTTGCCAGTCCAGTGCCTCTGCGGGGCGCGGCAATGGCAGGGCGAACACCAGTAAGGCCAGCCAGCCGCGGCGGAAGCCCAATGCCGCCAAAGGCAGGACCAGCAGCAGCAGCCAAGGGCCGCGGTCTTCCCACAGCTCCAGTTTCATGGCGGCCTCCATGCCCTCATTGCGGCGGGCGCTTTGCTCGAAGAAGGATGTGAGGGCGTCGGTGGCCGCGGCGCCGGCGCTCAATTCGAGGTAGCGCCCGCCGCCCTGGCCGGCCAGCTCGCGCAGCGCGGGTGCGTCCAGGCGCGACAGTTCGATCTCGCCGTCGGCGCCCTTGCGGAAGCCGCCGCTTCGCTGGGGAATCGGTACGCCAGTTTCGGTGCCGATGCCCAGCACCGAGACCCGGAAGCCTTCGCCGCGCAGCTTCGCCGCCAATGCCTCGGCTGCCGGGTCCGCCTGCACCGCGGCCAGCAGGATGTCGCCCCGCCCGAAACCGCCATCCCGCAGCAGTTGGGCGGCCAGGGCCAGCGCACGCCCGACGTCGTGGCCCGTGGCCGGCACCAGGTCGGAACTCAGGGCTGGGAGCTGGGCGTCGATGGTGTCGACGTCGTCGGTCAGCGGCGTTACCGTGAAAGCATCGCCGCCGTAGACGAGCAGCGCCGTCTGGCCGTCCTTGCGGTGCTTCAGCAGGTCGGTGACCGCATAGCGCAGCCGGGTGAGGCGCGAGGGCTGAAGGTCGGCTGCGTCGATGGCCGGGGACAGTTCCAGCGCGATCACCAGCGCCGACTGGTTCCGGAATGCCGGCATCTGCTGACGCTCCCAGGTGGGGCCGGCTGCAGCCAGGACCGACAGGACACCGACGATCGTGCCGAGCCACCACGACAGCTTCCCGGTCCGCCCCGGCGTGCCGATCAACAGATGCGGCAGCAGGTCGTCGTCGCAGATATTCGCCCAGTCGCCCTCCCCCTGCCTGCGGCGGCGCCAGTACCAAAGTGCCAGCGCCAGGGGAATCCAGGCCGCCAGCCAGAGCGGGCGGAGAAAATGAAATTCCATCATGAGGCGTTCCTTCCGCGCAGCCACAGCGCGCCGACGCCGGCCAGCAGCGCGAGCGTCAGCGGCCAGGGATAGAGTTCGTCGCGGGGTCGGAAATACTGGGCATCGCGCGAGGCGGGTTCGAGCTGGTCCAGCAGGGTGTAGATCTGATCCAGCTCCTCGGTGTTGCGGGCGCGGAAATAGCGTCCCCCCGTCTTTTCCGCGATGGCGGTCATCGCGGCCTCGTCCAGGTCCTCGGAAGGATTGACCCGGCGGGTGCCGAAAAAGTCGCGCACGATCATTTCGTCCGCGCCGACGCCGATGGTGTAGATCTTGAGCCCTTCCCGCGCGGCCAGTTCGGCGGCCTGCAGCGGCTGCACCTGGCCGGCGGTGTTGGCGCCGTCGCTGAGCAGGATCAGCACCCGCTGGTCGGCCGGATTGTCGCGCAGGCGCTTGATCGCCAAGCCGATGGCATCGCCGATCGCGGTCTTGTCGCCGGCCAGGCCGATCGCGGCCTCGTTGAGCAGGTTCTGGACGGTTTTGCGGTCGAAGGTGAGCGGCACCTGGAGATAGGCCTGTTCACCGAACAGGATCAACCCGACCCGGTCGCCGGTGCGCCGCTCGATGAAAGCGGTCGCCACCCGCTTGACCGCCTCGAGCCGGTTGGAGACTTCGCGGTTGACCACGAAATCCTCGATGTCCATGCTGCCGGACAGGTCCACGGCCAGCATCAGATCGCGTCCGCTCACGGTCTGCTCGATCGGCTCGCCCAACCACTGCGGCCGGGCCGCGGCGGCGACCAGCAGCAGCCAACCCAACGCGGCGAGGATCAGCGGCGCGCGGCTGCCCGGTACCGCGGGGCTCGCGTTGCCCAAGTCGGCGAATTCTCCGGCGAAGGCGACCCGCAGCGCCGCTCCGCCGCCGCGCGGCGC
This portion of the Methylococcus mesophilus genome encodes:
- a CDS encoding vWA domain-containing protein, which produces MFEFAWPLLFLALPLPLAVRWLWRPAPRGGGAALRVAFAGEFADLGNASPAVPGSRAPLILAALGWLLLVAAAARPQWLGEPIEQTVSGRDLMLAVDLSGSMDIEDFVVNREVSNRLEAVKRVATAFIERRTGDRVGLILFGEQAYLQVPLTFDRKTVQNLLNEAAIGLAGDKTAIGDAIGLAIKRLRDNPADQRVLILLSDGANTAGQVQPLQAAELAAREGLKIYTIGVGADEMIVRDFFGTRRVNPSEDLDEAAMTAIAEKTGGRYFRARNTEELDQIYTLLDQLEPASRDAQYFRPRDELYPWPLTLALLAGVGALWLRGRNAS
- a CDS encoding vWA domain-containing protein, which gives rise to MMEFHFLRPLWLAAWIPLALALWYWRRRRQGEGDWANICDDDLLPHLLIGTPGRTGKLSWWLGTIVGVLSVLAAAGPTWERQQMPAFRNQSALVIALELSPAIDAADLQPSRLTRLRYAVTDLLKHRKDGQTALLVYGGDAFTVTPLTDDVDTIDAQLPALSSDLVPATGHDVGRALALAAQLLRDGGFGRGDILLAAVQADPAAEALAAKLRGEGFRVSVLGIGTETGVPIPQRSGGFRKGADGEIELSRLDAPALRELAGQGGGRYLELSAGAAATDALTSFFEQSARRNEGMEAAMKLELWEDRGPWLLLLVLPLAALGFRRGWLALLVFALPLPRPAEALDWQGLWQTPDQQAAEAFQAKQFDEAAGNFRNPAWKGAAEYRAGKYEEAAKSLEGLDTADAAYNRGNALARAGKLPDALKAYDQALRLDPNNEDARHNREAVEEALKQQQQQQKPQSDAENRDQEQKDQNGSNQDQQNPQEQKSDQDQSREPPQQDEKAPEQAGEQNREQQHETAEGQQQPPSSSPQPQPQEPAGEEGLNQEQKMPQAESRSEDEKEQATEQWLKRIPDDPGGLLRRKFLYQYRQRQQRSGGQ